The DNA sequence TATTTCCTTTGTCATAGCTACCCACACGTTTGTTGATTTCTAGAGCTTCTGAGAATTGTCATGCACATACTCACATGTTGAAATTATTCAGTGGCTTTACTTCAAACATAACAAAAGTCAAGAACTAAAACATGGGGATTCATCTTCTTTTCATACCTCAACATGGATAATCTTggaatgtaaattttatttcttaatgtaaaatttaaaatttctcttggaaTATCAAACATATTTACATTCATGCTTTAGTTGCAACATAATATGCATGTTATTTGTACATATACATGTTAACTAAAGTACATcgttttaaagaattttttccaCCTTATTTTCAGTTGGCCAGGTCTTCTTTAGTCTGTATCTCAAAGTTCGAGTGTTCTGTATGGTTTTTCTTTCACTCCTTGCTGTCAATGTAATTAATTTGTTATTACTGGTTTCCTTGAAGGAAGACATTCTCATTCATTTTCAGTGattatatttagtatttaattatttaaacttttttgtaaCTTTCGGGCCAAGTTTCCTATGCCTTTTCAAATAGTTCAATACCTGTGAGGTACTAGTGAATATATATATGGGATGTAGcttttgttcctttaaaaaagttaattctaTTACTTACAGGACTGTAACTCTTGACCAGGCAACAGATAGCGCAAAGATAATTGGAAAAGCTACACTAAACATGTTTCATGCAATGAAACTAAATATATCAGATATGAGAGGGGTAagtatataacattttaaaattctgcctttctgcaatgtttttctcatttaaggCTTGATCTAAGAATGGTCATGAGGGGGTAGTGGGtttttgtacatattttcatcttatttgagATAATACCAGGAGAATAGAAACTGAAAAATTGTTGACTTTCTTAACTGATCTGATCTTGTTATTTTTCAGCATAGAGTCACATTTTTTCTGAAAGCTCTTAGTTTTCTGTGTAGAATGATTTTGTTATCTTAAATTTTTAGAGTATCTTTTAGTAACCAAGGGCTTATTTAACCTACATTATCTTGCTTCCCATTCTCAATCCCCTGGAAGTAGTAGACTGTGAGGAGTATAGAACTGCAAATAATTCTTGTACCTTTAAGGTCCTTTTTAATCAAATTCATTCTGATGTCTGTTGATGCTCTAGAAGGGAGCATTTACCACAGGCACCCAAACATGCTTTTGGGACATGTAGGTGAGATggtataaaaaatgtaaaaatcttaattttcttaaGGATGAACCATTGCAggttccattgtgtgtgtacacatatgtgaGTAAAAGGAATTTATTGGTTAGGTGTGGCATTTTTGGAAGGATTAAAGAATTACAAAACCAGACATGATTAAAACTTCTCTCTGAAATACTGTTATAGTAAGACTTTATGGTGGTGTGGGGTGTTGTTATCTAGACGCCTTAGGGTGCGGTGTACCCCGGGGCActgcccatcccctccccacacccattTACTTGAGAAGTActtcattttaaacaaaaatgataacTGAAGTAAGGCTGCAAGTAGAATGCTCCctatggagtttttttttttttaatattaaatatttggttGATTAGAACTTTAGTGGGATATAAAAGTATTACActtttttggatttttctgattttgaagAGATCGCAATATATTTGGATAGAATTGGATACTCCAAGATTGAGGTGAATAACTGCTTGCTAGCTAGTCAGTAGTTTTTGTAGTAAGTCATAATAGAATATTGTTGGAATActttcatttaatcttttattCTAGAAATAGGACCTagaagatctttttaaaaaaggaatagcTGAGAAGTTTGCATAGTTAATTCATATTCTTGCTTCAGTTTTCCTGGAAACACATTTTCACTTCTGGTTCTAGGTTGGGATTCAAGTCAATCAGTTGGTCCCAACCAATCCAAACCCTTCCGCATGCCCCAGTCGCCCGTCAGCTCAGTCAAGCCACTTTCCTGGTGGGTCACACTCTGTCCTGGATCTCTTCCAAGTTCAGAAAGCCAAGAAATCCACAGAAGAGGAGCACAAGGAAGGTCAGTGGTTATAACTGTGGTTCTTGTTTTGGTGCTGCTTTTACCCTTGGGAAGGCTAATAAGTTAATCTAACAGTTGTCTGGCATGGATCTACTTTTTAAGAAACACATCGACATTCTGGATTATAAGGAGTCAATAGTCTAAGTTTGTTTTTACCGAGAGTGGATTAAAGTAATCCGTATTATCCCATCCCTAAGGACATGAAGaagctgttttatgtattttctatacTTTCAGTATTTGTGGCGGCTATGGATCTGGAAATATCCTCTGCCTCTAGAAATTGCAGTTTCATGCCATCTTTTTCTACACACCTGACATCAAGTGTCAATCCTGTTACTAGCAAAGCTGAGTCTTCAGGGAAATGGAATGGTCTACATTCTCCCATCAGTTTAAAATCAAGACTTAACCTGAGTATAGAGGTTCCGTCACCTTCCCAGGTATATTTTATACTTCTAAGTATTATGTAAGTGCAAAAGCAGTTTCAAAGTAGGAATGACGTTTTTAGTTGTCAGCGTAGCCACGAAGGGGAGAGGGCTACTTATCAGGTAGATCAAGGGCACATCAGGCGTTGACTGAATTCCAAATGAGAAAGATCACATTAGGAAAAAGGTGCTGCTTTTGGAAAGATCTGCGACTCTTGCAAGTTGTAGAACGTGGACGGAAGCCAGTTCTGCAGACTGCCATCAGTAGCCACTTTATCTCTTTGTAGCAGTGGTCGTAATGTAGGTTTAACTCTGTTCAGCAATACAGCTTTGGTGCTCATCAGTAGGGGCCTACATCCAAGGTTTTTCTTGCAGCATTTGGAAACAGTTCTTTCTGTAGAGTGAATGATTTTCCTAGCATAAGCCAGTAATTCCATTGATGTGCACGGTAAACGTGGAATACGGTTGGAATTTTTGCTCCTGGTAAGGTTGAGATAGCACTGTAAGCTATATTGGGAAAGTCCATTTCTCTGCTCTACTAAACAGTGGGAGGCTGAAGGAAACCTACACGTTGGCTTTAAGGCTGGGAAAGGGATGGTTGTGATGCACTTGCATTGGGTCCCAGATGCTAGTGAGTTAACCAGAAATAGTTCCTGGCAAACTACAACACTGGCCTCTCCAGCTTAGGGGATTCCATGCTGCTGAATGGAAGGGCACAGATGCGCAGAGGAATCCGATATGTAGGCTAGAGAAAAGTTAGTTTCTAGAATCCCTTTTTTCTTAGTGTTGTCAGAACCAGAATTATTTGTAATTGGGGGCAGATAGTCTACTGTGTGAAAGGTAAACAGGACTCCGTTATCACATTCCAGAAATCTGACATATCCTACAGGCactggcccctgccccctgccccctgccccccgggTGGGTCGGAGAGGAGTCTCTCTGCGGCCGTTGCCGGAGATCCAGGGAGTGTTTGGACCCGCCTGATCCAGCAGTGCTGCTGGTGTCGTGGGTGTACAGTGTGCTCGTGTCTCTCCAGCCTCCACGTAGTACTAGCTTCAGTGGTGAAAGGCGAAAAACCTTGCGAAAATGTGCCGCTTCGGAGGGTTAGCTTTTCTAGCCTGCTTCTCTGTACCCTTTGTTTGTTGTCCAGGATGTTCCAGTTGAAGTGAACATGAGAACACGAACTCTCCTAACCTCCTCTCTGAGCACGCTTTAACTTCAGACTCTTGTGGTATTTTATAGCTCGATCAGTCTGTTTTAGAAGCACTCCCACCCGATCTCCGGGAACAGATAGAGCAGGCTTGTGCTGGTCAGCAAGGAGAGCTGCATGGCGACAAAAGGAAAGAGCCAGTAAATGGCTGTAATACAGGAATTTTGCCACAACCAGTTGGGACGGTTTTGCTACAAATACCAGAACCTCAAGAATCTAACAGTGACGCAGGAATTAACGTCATAGCCCTTCCAGCATTTTCACAGGTAAGCTATTAGAGACTTTCTGCCCTAAATATGCTCACCCGTCCTGCCCCAGCTCAGGGCCTgtctcatttcctcttttcttttggaccCGAAACTCTTAGTAGCTTACACCATATCCACTGGGGGCGGAGGGATTGGCTTATTTCTGCATCATCTAAAGGAGACAGActggcagagaagagggaagatgCGTTATGTGGGTGCTTGAAATCTCCACCCAGAAGTAGAACAGAAacaaattgtttctattttcttgggcAGGGATGACCCTTAGGCCACACTTCAAATAACTGGGTGGAGATAGAGAATCACAGACCAGAGACAGTAACAGTCTAAGCTTggtgtttaagaaacaaaaacattgcAGATGAGcctgctttcttgttttttttccccctctcatttTCTGGTAGTGCTGCTTGCCCTGATAGTTATGCAGTGGTTTTAAGTCCATTCTTAGCCCCCAATTTTCTTATTCTAACTTACCTAAAACCTTGTGATACAATGAGCTTTAATATTGAGGACCTATTAAGAATTCATACAGATCAGAAAAGCatgatttgaaaacaaaatctgttTTGTGAAAGAGCATCAGCTCAGGTTTGACTTTGTACCTTCTTGTTTCCACTAGGTGGACCCTGAGGTGTTTGCTGCCCTTCCTGCCGAGCTTCAgaaggagctgaaggcagcgtaTGATcagagacaaaggcagggagagaaCGCCGCTCACCAGCAGCCGGCCGCTGCGTCAGGTAAGCCCGGGAAGAGACCTGCAACACAACTAAAGACGAGGAAGGAGTTCTTGTGGGGTGAGTGTACAAGGTGAGCTTAGCGGCCAGTGTCTGAGCTGCTAGTCACGCTGAGAGCTCTCGGTGTCGGAGCGGAATGAGTGTATGATGCAGGCAAGTGTTGTCACAGTCCTAACTGGACCTGTATCTGTAGCTTCTTGACTTAAAGACAccttcatttcagaaaaaagTCTGATTACCAGAAATCTTGAGTACTCGAGATGGATACATCAGttaggtttaaaaacaaaaaatctgaaggTCTCTGAACACACATTACAATACTGCGTGCTACCTTGCCCATTGAATTTCCAGTTAGTCCTTATGGGCCTGTCCATACAGAAGCCACTTCAGTGACTAAGCACAGGGAGTGGGCGTCCCGCAGCCTGCACTTGCAGCCTCGTGCCTTCCCCAAGCACAGTCTGGCTCAGGAGCCCGTGTCGTCGGGATGTGTGCGTGCAGGTTGGGTTGTATCCGAGGAGGAGGAACAAGAACTCGTCGTACTGTCCATACGTACTTTGTTGAGGATCTCATGTTCATATTCTTTTAGTGCCAAAGAATCTGTTACGTCAGCTCAAACCAGCagcagtgaaagaaaagaaacgaaacaagaaaaaaaatcccatcagtTCCCCCCAAAAGATTCAGAGTCCTTTGAAAAACAAGTTGCTTACTAGTCCTGTGAAAACTCTGCCGGGGGCCTGTGGGAGCCCCCAGAAGTTAATTGATGGGTTTCTAAAACATGAAGGTCCTGCTTCTGAGAAACCTCTGGTAATAgttttcatactttttaaaactttgatcTTTCCTTTGATCAGATGTTAACGTACTCGCTGTTAATGTAAATATAGCATTTTTTTATCGTTTGTTTTCTTTACAGGGAGAACTCTCTGCTTCCAGTTCAGGTGTGCCAGGCCTTTCCAGCTCGCAGCCTGAGCCCGCTGGCTGCAGAAGACCCCCAGCACCCAACCTAGCGGGAGCGGTTGAATTCAGTGATGTGAAGACTTTGCTCAAAGAATGGATAACTACCATTTCAGGTTGGCTTGGCTGGCGGGATGGCCACAGACTGAGATGCAGTGGTTCTAGGGTTTTAGAACAGGAACAGGCTCATCTGTGGAAACGGAGCTCATTTTTCTAAATCTGGTAGGCTaaacccaggcaccctctaatCTCTGAAACTCTTGGGCTGACTCTCAAATCTCCGTACTATGGACCCCGTGTTTGATGGCTGTTAAAGTCAGTGGGGTAGAGAAATGTGGGTGTCCTTTATGTCTGCAGCTAGCTGCCTGCCTTCTTCCAAAGGAGGTTGGTCCTTATTTgagtccccccctccccccgactcTTTAGATCCAATGGAAGAAGACATTCTGCAAGTTGTGAAATACTGTACTGACCTAATAGAGGAAAAAGATTTGGAAAAACTGGACCTCGTTATCAAATACATGAAAAGGTAACTATTGAAGGATAAAATGGGGAATCTCACTCAGCTACTCCAGTGAGGCACGGAGCAGCTTCTCTGCTGTTAACTGTGGAGGTGGTGAAAGGGGGGTACCCTTCATTCTGAATCCCAAATGGCGATCAAAAGGTTGTGCACCTTGAGATTTAAATCGTAAGACCCTAATGATATACTTTGAACTGATTCCCACGGGAGGAGTTGTCGGCCTTACCTGTTTTTTCTTAACCCACCTTTTAGGTTGATGCAGCAGTCGGTGGAATCAGTTTGGAACATGGCATTTGACTTTATTCTTGACAATGTTCAGGTGGTTTTACAACAAACTTACGGAAGCACATTAAAAGTCACATAAGTCTCACCAGGGAGCCCGGTGCTCTCGGCTAGCTGTGCCCTAAGTGCTTGTGAGGTATTTGCAAAGTGCATGATAGTAATGCTTGGTGTTTTTCtaagtttaaatttctttttaagcaagtgttttgtatatttcttttcaataAGTGCCAAATTTGTCAGTATTGCATGTAAATAATTGTGTTCTTTAATGTAGTATAGATTCTATTTACAAAATGTTTGTTTATAAAGTTTTATGGATTTTTACAGTGAAGTGTTTACAGTTGTTTAATAAAGAACTGTATGTATATTTTGTACAGGCTCCTTTTTGTGACTCCTTTAGGAAGCAAATCCTGCACTGTTTATTGTATTTAAAGGCTGAGGAAACCTACAAGCCGGACTGTcacaggctccatgctaagcttTGAGGTTCCTGAGAGGTCCCAGACTGGGATTCTGCTTGTTCCGGGTAAAGCTTCTAAGTAATCTTAATCATTTTCTTCTCCCCAAGCATGAACACAGGAGCATGTTAAGAAAGTcttctttacttattttaaattaaaacacacacataattgAATATTGAGTTTTTTCCTGGGAAAACTGTCTCTGCTTCTACTGTCCCTTGAGAAACTTTAGTAGTATTGAAGAATGGCAGATTTTCAGATGTATATAGTGTTTTTCTAGGCTAGGTCCATAATACTTGAAAAATATAATCGTATGCCAGTGAATACTTGGGGACATTTTCTTCAAATGCCGCCCATTGCCTTCAATACTGTGCTATCAACGTAAATAGTCTGATACTAGAGATCTTACTTTTTCGTGTGGACTTCCACGTTCTTGGGGAAAACTAGCTAAAACCCAGTTACTGCCATCAACGAATCATGATGTTTCTGCCACAACTTCGGACCACTAAGCCCCAACAGTCCGTCAGCTGCCTACTTACTGGCCCTCAGGAAACTAATGCAAGATAGAATTTTTCTAGGATGAACTAGACCAAGATGGATGTACAAAAATTCTAACGCTAATGAAGCTGATGACTCATGGAGCGAAGCTACGCTAGCATGAAGGCCTAACAGAGCTCACTGgtggatgtctgttttctttattgGTAGTTCAGAATTGTGCTGATTACAGTGGACTCTCAGGACTATACAAGCAGTAAATAGCAGCCAGCTATGCTTTACACCATGGTTTCACACAAAGCAGATACCAGAGTgcctaattttctattttaaaaaattcctaagGGTATACGGCAGAagaatgctggaaaaaaaaaaatcactgtgggaAGGGATATGCATAAATAAAGAAGTATTTCTTACATCAAAAAAGTCCCAAGAATCACAAAATCTGCAGAAGCTTGGTTAATCAAATACTGCAGTACTGATTTAATCAGTATAAAATTGAAAGAGCTTTAGATTTgtaataaaaatccaaatttggGTTAGGGCAAACTTTAAAACAGCAGCCGGTAGAGAAGGGTTGGGAAAGGAAGGGGCAGGTGAACAGGCACATTGGAACTGTGGGGACATGTAATTGACCACTGTCAAACCAGTGTAAGTTTCTTGGTTTCTCATGGAAAACATTTTATacacctatttttttccttccatgctTAAGTTCATCGGTGTCCAGATCCATCCGttccatttttgtcttgttttttcttGGTGATTTTATAACATAATATTGCATTTATTCCAATTCCTGCCCCATGTGGAAAAATTAGATGATTTCAAATACTTTCTTCAGCTCCACAATAAGCTGCCAGTCACTCTTCTGCATCTCCTCTCTGAACCAGTCTTTGAGGGCATCGATGGACTGCCGGCTGATCTGCAAGTCCGAGGCACAAACAAGATCAACAACAGTGTAACCACCACGTGCCCCCAGACCCCCAAAATGTGGCCCATGCCTGTCATCGGCTACTGCTCATTAAAAAGAAACCTTAGCCAAAATACAAGTGCAGTGCTTGTCTGCCTTTCAGAGTAGCAGATTGGCTGCAAACCCTGGAAGGCACTCTCTAAGGAGGCCCCTTCCTTCCTCAACAAAGACAAGGCCGCATCACGGACCTGCCCTAACGAAGAATCCAGTCCTCAGTGCTACTGTGTAAAGGTAACCAAAGAACTGAACCCCCACATTCTTAAAATGAAGAACCACAGAAGAACCAAACCCCCACTTTCTTCAAACGAGCCACTTTAAGGACACACTTACCTTACTGACAAGAATGTCTGTGGCTTCAAAATGTCTTCCATACATTTTGGGAGATTCACCAGGGATAGGTTCTATTTTGACACAgacttcttgtcctttttttgcAACATCCACTTGCTTATGGTTTATTTCAATACTTGTTACTATTCCAATGTCAACAAACTGTAAAACAAGGACTGCAGTGTAAGCAGAGGCATCTGGCCCCTCACAGGCACGGGACAGCTGAAATAAAAACTGCAGCAAGGGGGCCAGTTGAAAACCTTGGCTCTGTGCCCCTTCCTGAGCACTCATCACAGTGTAATTTTCTCACTGGAACGGTAGGGAAGGACACCACCACATCCCCTCTGCCTGTCACAAGATGGCTTGTGAAGGAGGTCACTCGTATGCTTTAGACAACTTGGAAAGTCTCCTGTCAACTTGCTGTTTCTGCTGTACCCTTTCACATAGCAGGTGCCATAGTGAAGGAGAGGCAGGCACAAACCTCGATCGGAAATGAGCTTGGAGTGGTCAGAACTAGTCAGGGTGGCAGCCAGACACACATGAGGTGgggccctggaggctgaggtTAGAGGATAAAAGCTGTGAGCAGCCTCAGCTCAGTTACCGTCCAGAAGACCACTCCACTGCCTGCCTCGTCAAGAGATAGAGGAGAGTGACAGTGAAAATGAGGAGTGCCTGGTATGGCCAAAGCCACAGAGGAGATAACTGCTGTAAGCAAATGTCCTACCACAGTCCACTGAGATGTTATAAAAGCAACAAGTCCTAGTGCTCAGATGACGTCTAAGTGCCACTTTCCACTAAAGGAACCAGGTCTGGGGCAGGTAAAGTGCTAGATGAGCCGGGAGCATCTTCCTgcaccagaaggaagaaaatgctcCAAGTGCTAAAGTAACCAGCTCGAATGAGCTCCCAATGACCAGAATGGATAATGGTAATGGATTAAaacatcacattttttaaaaaagggagtgTGCATGAGATACTTACTGAAAAGTTCAGGGGGGAGGAAAGTTCTTAACATGGTGATCCACCCCCCCCAACATTTGTGTAACTGCCTTACAGGCAAGGATTACCAATTACTAAACCTATCAGGATAAAGGTTGTTGAAGCAGGATATTCACAGGTACTCAAAATGCCCCAGAGATTACTTAGTAATTATAGAGGGAGAAAGATGTGTTTCTAACAGCAGTGCTGAGCCAACAGCACTCCCCCCAGTAAACGAAGATGGCATCGCCACAGTAAGGAAGTCTGCGCGAtggggctggaggcaggcaggAGCACCTGTGCATACACTATCCGTTTCAACCACTGCAACTTCTGTCTATGAGGAAACGATCAGACAAATTCAAGTTGAGAAATAATCTGCAAAACAATTGGACTCcagagaggatgggggaggggctggccctACTGAGACCAAATCCATAATAGCCAAATGCAGTGCACCTTGACGGAATCCTGGACCACGTCAGCAGATGGCACTGTGAAAGACTTGGGACAGCTGGAGAAGTTTATAGTTCTCATTCCACATTACAGAACATTACTGAGTTAGTGTTAATTTAATACGGGTGTCCGTTATTCTATTCTTTGAATTTCTCCCCAGGCTTGAAACTTCAAAAAACCTTTAAAAGGGCACTATTTCACAGTACCTTGCACCTTTATTTGCCGGTGCTCCGAATTAACACTGGACTGGCACTCCTTACTGAGGTATAAATCATAAAAGGTGATAAGCTCTGCTTGTCGTCACCACTCCTGGACGCCCCATTTTATTCCTTTAAGAGACCACACTTGTTTTGAAAGTACAACCAAAACTTACATTTTTGCTAGGGACGCACATGGGTGTCCCCTGTTTCACCTGACCTGCTTCCACAGTCACTCCCATCACTATTGGGTCTcgagaattaaaaatatactggGGGAGGATTTTCATCTTGCAGGGAAATACTGCTATGtgcctaaaaggaaaaaaagaaaacccaaaaatttTGAAGCTGACAAAACCACTTAAACatgaaaaaagcaaatacaaatgAGTATGAGGCTGCTGGCTGAAAGCAGCACTCCCCAGGCGGTGCCGGAAGAGCAGGATGGATGCTGTGGACAGCCCTCCATGCTGTCTGCCCTGGTCCAGGCCACCCACCTGGAGTGCTTCGTCCCCTCAccatcctcttcccctccctccagccatGCTGTTGCTTCCCAAGTCTTAAGCCGTATCACAGGAACACTGACCCCTACCCCCTAAATTTAGATGGAGCTTAGAACCTTGACCAGGCACACAGGCAGCCTACTCTGGGGACCACGCCGGCATCAAACCACAGCCACCTTCTCCGTATCATGTCCCCAAATGAGGTGATCCAAAAGGCTATTATCTTCCCTATCAAGCATGTGTTTAAAGTGTTCTCACTGTGTCTAGCAGTCTTCTTTAGCCACATCTTTTCACTTCCAGTTTCATGATTTCAAGTGAGCATATCCCCATCTAAATGCTACGACTCGCCTGGCAATTCTACTTCAAATGTGTATCCCAATTTAAGCCATCACTGCCTATGGACTGAACCACCCTCATGTCTTGCCTGGAACACTGGGAGCCTGACAAGACTACTCGCTGTCTCCCTGAGATCCTCCCCATGTCCTACAGAGTCCTTCCAACTTCTCTGACCCCATCTCCTAACTGCTCTCTGTCAGATTTCAACACGGCCGCCTCCCAGTGTGTCCTTCTGCCTGGACAACTCCCCATGGGTCTGGGCGGCTCACTTCAGTCCCTCCAGATCTCTATCTGGACAGAAGATATACAGAGCTGAGCTGCTGCCCCGGACCACACTGCTTGTCACGGCTCTCCTCCTGATCTAGGCcttccctgctctgctctgcAGCCCTTACCTGACGTCCCGTGCATTCACTACTTGTCTCGCCTGAGCTGCAAGAGGACCTGGTCAGAGCCGGTGCTGACTTGTTTAGCACCTGCAGCGATGCCATGTACACGGGACAAGCTGTGAGGTCAGCTGCAGGAGCAAGCTCTCTTACCATGGAATACCTTGCCTCATTTCAGTCCCTCACCATGTACATTCCcattttgttccttccttcccatgTAATCCCAGATCAGAAACTCTAGCAAGAGGATTTTAGCAACCATTTGCCAGTTGATGAGACCCAGGCCTGccaatt is a window from the Meles meles chromosome 16, mMelMel3.1 paternal haplotype, whole genome shotgun sequence genome containing:
- the REV1 gene encoding DNA repair protein REV1 isoform X4, coding for MFFGQAKQLCPSLQAVPYDFHAYKEVARTMYETLASYTHNIEAVSCDEALVDITEILAETRLTPDEFANAVRMEIKDQTKCAASVGIGSNILLARMATRKAKPDGQYHLKPEEVDDFIRGQLVSNLPGVGRSMESKLTSLGIKTCGDLQYMTMAKLQKEFGPKTGQMLYRFCRGLDDRPVRTEKERKSISAEINYGIRFTQPKEAEAFLLNLSEEIQRRLEAAGMKGKRLMLKVMVRKPGAPVETAKFGGHGICDNIARTVTLDQATDSAKIIGKATLNMFHAMKLNISDMRGVGIQVNQLVPTNPNPSACPSRPSAQSSHFPGGSHSVLDLFQVQKAKKSTEEEHKEVFVAAMDLEISSASRNCSFMPSFSTHLTSSVNPVTSKAESSGKWNGLHSPISLKSRLNLSIEVPSPSQLDQSVLEALPPDLREQIEQACAGQQGELHGDKRKEPVNGCNTGILPQPVGTVLLQIPEPQESNSDAGINVIALPAFSQVDPEVFAALPAELQKELKAAYDQRQRQGENAAHQQPAAASVPKNLLRQLKPAAVKEKKRNKKKNPISSPQKIQSPLKNKLLTSPVKTLPGACGSPQKLIDGFLKHEGPASEKPLGELSASSSGVPGLSSSQPEPAGCRRPPAPNLAGAVEFSDVKTLLKEWITTISDPMEEDILQVVKYCTDLIEEKDLEKLDLVIKYMKRLMQQSVESVWNMAFDFILDNVQVVLQQTYGSTLKVT